The proteins below come from a single Garra rufa chromosome 3, GarRuf1.0, whole genome shotgun sequence genomic window:
- the drd4b gene encoding dopamine receptor D4b, producing the protein MSVNISSVNSTFQPELFTYNFPALIFGVLLIIVIICGNVLVCLSVYKEKALKTTTNYFIVSLAVADLLLAVLVLPLFVYAEFQGGVWSLDVALCDGLMTMDVMLCTASIFNLCAISVDRFIAVSIPLNYNRKHVDHRQILLLSATWLLALAVASPVIFGINNVPQRDPRECKLEDNNYIVYSSVCSFFIPCPIMLLLYFGMFHGLRKWEESRKSKLRNSIQACRSLQHAAVAAALPPLGALPASLPRVIERDLAQSSLEELDDFTQPVCPFPPEYKNSPIQTVAYPDIQYGQPAQRRKRAKINGRERKAMRVLPVVVGVFLFCWTPFFVVHTTRALCESCHISPDLMSTVTWLGYVNSALNPIIYTVFNTEFRKFFKGFLPRCC; encoded by the exons ATGTCTGTGAATATCTCGAGCGTGAACAGCACATTTCAGCCCGAGCTCTTTACTTACAATTTTCCTGCTCTCATATTTGgagttttgctcattatagtgATCATCTGTGGAAATGTGCTTGTGTGCCTTAGTGTTTACAAGGAAAAAGCCCTGAAGACAACGACAAACTATTTCATAGTGAGTTTGGCTGTGGCAGATCTGCTGTTGGCTGTTTTGGTTTTACCCCTGTTTGTCTATGCAGAG TTTCAAGGTGGTGTCTGGTCCTTAGATGTGGCTCTTTGCGATGGACTAATGACCATGGATGTAATGCTCTGTACGGCATCTATATTCAACCTTTGTGCAATCAGTGTGGACAG GTTTATAGCAGTGTCCATACCACTTAACTACAACAGAAAGCATGTAGACCATCGGCAGATTCTCTTGCTTTCTGCCACATGGCTGTTGGCACTGGCTGTGGCGTCTCCTGTCATCTTCGGAATAAACAATGTTCCACAAAGAGACCCCAGAGAATGCAAACTCGAAGACAACAATTATATAGTATATTCGTCCGTCTGTTCCTTTTTTATTCCATGTCCCATCATGCTCCTACTGTACTTTGGGATGTTCCACGGCTTGCGTAAGTGGGAAGAATCACGCAAATCCAAACTGAGAAACAGTATCCAGGCCTGTCGCAGTTTACAGCATGCTGCGGTGGCTGCCGCGCTCCCACCCTTGGGGGCTCTGCCTGCATCTCTGCCCCGGGTCATTGAAAGGGACTTGGCCCAGTCCAGTCTTGAGGAGCTTGATGACTTCACACAGCCCGTCTGCCCCTTCCCACCTGAGTATAAAAACAGCCCCATTCAGACTGTGGCCTACCCTGACATTCAATATGGTCAGCCAGCTCAGAGAAGGAAGAGGGCTAAGATCAATGGAAGGGAGAGAAAAGCCATGAGGGTTTTACCTGTTGTTGTGG GTGTCTTCCTCTTCTGCTGGACTCCTTTTTTTGTAGTTCACACTACACGAGCCCTGTGTGAATCCTGTCACATCTCTCCAGACTTGATGAGCACAGTGACATGGCTGGGTTACGTGAACAGCGCTCTGAACCCAATTATCTACACTGTCTTCAACACTGAATTCAGAAAGTTCTTCAAAGGATTTCTTCCCCGCTGCTGTTGA